The window AGTTCGGCACACAAGACTTCAGTGTCATCTGGGTAGATCAGGGATTTAGTGGAGCGAATTTTGCCCGAGTGGTGAAACAATTAACAGGGGCGTCGGTTGAAGTGAAACGCCCGTCAAAGCGCTGGATTTGAGATTTTACCCAAGCGTTGGATTGTTGAACGAACCTTTGCTTGCTGGAATTACTATCGACGTTTAAGTAAAGACTATGAAGTGTTACCAGAGATGAGTCAAGCCATGATTCATGGAGCAATGATTCATTTGATGTTACGTCATTTAAGAAAATCACTTCAGCCAACTTAACAATTGTTTAGAAACATGCTCTGAGATACGCAACCTACTGATAAAATCTTTAAAACAACAACAGCACCCAAGCTATACTCGCTGAGGAATTTCCTGTTTTAATCCTTTAACTTAGAGTTGCACTGACTTAAAAAGTTCAGTTTGCATAGCTCTCCAGTTAGTAATATAGGAAATATCAGCCCTCTAGTTGGATGCTGCTGTTTTTAGGGAATGAGACAGATGTTAGATGAAACAGCGTTTTTTACCTCTTCAATTAAATGGACTTCGCTGTGGTATCTGTCGGGGAAGCTCGGTTGCTTCTTTTATTACTTTATCAAAATCCCCTTGGGGATCAAGAGAAATACACTAAAGTTTACGTTTTTCAAGTAGCGACTCTTGAAATGCAAAATTAAATAAAAAAGATAACGAGAGATTGGGAATTCACAAGATCAACTCTTGATTAAAGGCAATAAAATGGTATAATTAAAAGGCCATGAGCGTGATTGTATTCGGTAGTATTAACCTTGACCTTGTCGCCAAAACACCCCGGCTGCCAATAGCTGGGGAAACCTTAGCCGGCCACCACTTCTTAACTGCCGGCGGTGGCAAGGGCGCAAATCAAGCCGTCGCAGCAGCCCGTCTGGGAGTGCCGGCTCAAATGGTGGGGCGTGTCGGCGGTGACAGCTTTGGCGAAGAACTCCTCGCGAGTCTGCAAGCTGCTGGTGTGGACACTGCCGGCGTATTAATAGATTCGGACGCTCATTCTGGGGTGGCCATGATTGCGGTAGACGATGCCGGCGAAAATAGCATCATCATCGTTGCCGGTGCCAACGGGCGCGTCAAAACTTCAGATGTCGGGCGCTTGATCAAACTCTTGCCGGCTGCAAAAGTCTTACTGTTGCAATTAGAAATTCCCCTCACCACTGTCCTACTGGCAGCAGCAGCCGGCCAAAATGCAGGCATTCCCGTCATTCTTGACCCCGCACCGGCACGCCCAGACATTCCTGCCGGTCTTTATCCGCTCGTTGACATTATCACCCCCAACGAAATTGAAGCAGCCCAGCTGGTTGGGTTTCCCGTAAATGATCCTGAAACGGCTGCCAAAGCGGCTGAGCAGTTGCGCTCAAGGGGTGCCGGCACTGCAATTGTGAAATTGGGTGATCAAGGAGTATTCTGCGCCTCTGCTGCTGAAAGCTTCTTTGTCCCCGCTTTTCCCGTCGAAGCTGTTGACACCGTCGCTGCCGGTGATGCCTTCAATGGCGCACTCGCTGCCGCCCTTGCCACCGGCTTATCGCTTCATCAAGCCGTCATCTGGGGTGCGGCAGCCGGTGCCCTTTGTGCCTCCAAAGCCGGTGCCCAACCTTCAATGCCCAACCGGCAAACCTTTGACGAATTTCTTAAAGAACGAACCCATTTTAAAATTTAGTTCTAAATCTCCCGATCCCCCTGCTGCGGTGCCGCAAGTGCCACAATCCCACACACGGGAATTTTTGCGGAACGCAGGGTTTGAGCGGCTGCGCGAACTGTTGAGCCGGTTGTGTAAATGTCATCTAACAATAAAACCGAACCTTGTGGATGCCGGTGGCGAAATGCTTTTCCCAAATTAAAGGCACCGGCAACGTTTTGCTCCCGTTCAGAAGCAGACAGCCCAAATTGAGCCTCTGTCTGCCGAACTCGCTCTAAGCCTTGCGGTTGCGCCGGCAAATTTGTCACTTCACAAAAACTTTTTGCCAGTAACTCTGCCTGATTAAAACCTCGTTCCTTTAGCTTTTGCGGGTACATAGGGATAGGCACCACTGTCAGCCGGCTGCCGGTAGATAGGGGTGATTTTAGCCAAGCTTCACCCATCCAGTGACCGAGGGGTTTGGCTAATTGAGGATGATTTTCATATTTCATCGCCGCAATTGCGCGTTTCAGGGCACCTCCGTAAATTCCCCAGACAAACACCGGCTCGTCTGCTGAACGCTGGCTGACTTTAGTTAATTGGCAGCGTTGCAGTTGCCGGTGGCAATACTGACAGAGTAAATCCTGAGCTGGACGCTGGCATAGGGGACAACTTGACTTGAGAAATAAATCGAGGAAGCCTTTAAATCCGTCTGTCAATTTCCTCATCTTGTGTGACCCGAAATCAGCTTCAGTTCTTGAGTGTGCGATTATTGGCGTTTGGCTGCAACATCCTTTAACCGCATCATAGCGATTTTACCTAGCCCATTCCCAGGCCGGCTGTGGCGCACGATCCAATGTTGTGGAAGATTTTCATAATTCTCTGGCTCAAAATTCCCTGTTTGTATAATAAATTACTTAAGTTTAACCTTTATATAACATGACATTTGTCAGAAAATTTTATCTCACTTGCCCCGTACTCGCTCTCACTTCTAAGGTGAAATGCTCCCGGTGGTTGCTTTGGCAGCAACTACGAGGCTTTTTATAATTTCCTTGCCTTGCCATCTTGTTAGTAAAGGTGAGAAAAATCTGTAAAAATTCTGTAACTCATTGACATCTTTAAGGTATCTTTATAAAATTTCAGACAACTTTATGATATATGAAAACTACCAAAAACTTCTGTTTTGAGGGGTTAGAGCCAAACTTCAGGCATTTATGAGGTTTTTCAGAGGATTTATACAGGTATTTTAAAGAATCCGTAAAGATCCGGTAAAAATACTGGATTGTGGTTAGCATAACTTACTATAATAGGCAACAGAAAACACCGCAGATTTGCCATAAACGGTGAATTCGGTTGCAAGAGCGCGAGTCAATGAGAGTCGGGTAAGCTTCCATTAAACGCAAATTTGCGGATTTATAAGTAAAACTGCTGGATTTTAGCTCAAAAATATGATTGTCAAGAAGGCAAACTTGAGATGGTAAATATACGGAAAGCCGGCCCATAACATTTTTGATAGATAATCAGGGGGAAGGAAATTATTATGAATCTTAGACCGACTTGTATCGGGTTTGGCTTAATTGTCGGTGGCGTCTTAGCCTTCTCTACGACACCAGCTCGTGCAGCCAGTTTATTTTCTTTTGGTACAGATTTTTCTTATCCCGGCACTGGGACTGTAAACTCGTGCACTTCAATGACTCAGTGCGATATTGCACTTGAGAAAATTACTGCGGGAAATGAGTCTTGGCAGCTTGATGATTTGTTTCGGGTTACAGAAACGGCCCTATTATCCAACACTGAGGGATTAATCGCTTCAGACGGAACAGGCAGTGCGGGTGGAATTAGCCTTGATAGAGGTGACTTTGCAACGGGTGTGACGCGCGAGTCTCTGCCGGCGGAGAGTGACGTGAGCCGGCGCGGACAGTTCAATACGTCGAGGGTAGAACGAATGATCGTGGAAACCTTGGGCAATCACACACAATCTGTTTTTAACCTGAACGATATTATTGATACCGAGGATGATGGCGTGGAAGGCACCTCAGATGAGGGAAGCGTTTTCACGATGGATTTGCTGTTCAATCAAGGCACTTCATTTAACTCCGTCTTCCTGTGGGAACGGGGGATGAACAGCGACATAGAAATTCAACCAATTTATGAAGTTGTTGATAACCAAACAGCAACGGTTGGCGATGCCGTGAAAATATCGGGAAATCAGTGGGATGATGCCGGTTACTCGATTGACACCACAGAAATCAATCTGGCTCAAAACGTGGGTTCTAAAGGAATTCACTTTGAATCCACCATCAAGGGTGTTCGGGTAATTGGTAAAAAGCAGTTCGATGGAGCGGATTTTAAGATAGTTGCCGGAACTAAAACTGCGATTCCAGAACCCCGCACACTCGTCGGCATCGCAACTGTTACGGGGTTATTCGCGGTGTCTCGCCGGCGCAGAGTCTCCACCAATAGCTAGCTCAAAATGTTCATTGAATTGAAGCGAGCGCGAGTTCAGGATTCGTGGCCAATTCTTTTCTTTAGGGAAAAGTATTTACTCCTGCGAAAAAACTAGCCCATGCAAAATAAGATTAATAGTATTTAGCTCGGCTACAACCGTTAACGTGGAAAATCTCTACTGGCTCGGCCAGATTCAACCCCCAGAGCGCAAGTTGGTAGGGGAAAAAGCATTTTACCTGAATCAGCTAGTGCTGCTGGGCTATCCCATTGTGCCTGGATTTGTCGTGTCTGCTACGGCATTGCAAGAGTTTTGGCACACTTATGACTGGTTAGAGCCACTATTTGCGGAACTGCCCCATTCTTCCCTGCATTTGAATGTGGATGAGTCGCACCAACTCAGTGCACTCGCCCAGCGCATCCGCCATGAAATTATAACGGCACAGTTGCCACCGGCACTGTTTGAAGCTTTAGAGCCGGCAGGCAAGCTATTGCAGGCACCCGTGCTGATTTTTCGTCCTTCCGTAACCTTACCCTCATCGCCGGCAGATGCCAGTAGCCTCAAGATTTCTGGACTGCTGGAAAGCCATGTGTGCCGGTGCGAGCCAGAGCAAATGGCCATCGCCTTAAAAAGAACGTGGGCAGAATTATTTAGGGCCAGAAGTTTATTTTACTGGCACCGGCTCGGCATTGAGTTGCAACACATTAGCTTAGGGGTTTTAGTGCAACCGCTATGGCCGGCAATTGTCTCAGGGGAAGTGCAAGCCAACTCAGGGGCTATCGAAATTCAAGCCACTTGGGGGCTGGGCAAGTCTATTAAATTAGGAGAAGTTGTCCCAGATTCCTATCAGTTAAACCCCCATACAGGCGCACTGCAAATTCAGCGACTGGGAAGCAAAACAATCGCCTATGACCTCATTGATCCGTCTGATCCGACTGAAGATGTCTTATCTTCCCATGCGAGTGATTGCCTCAAACTTTATATGCTCAGCACTGAACAGCAAAACCAGTATGCTTTGCAGCCCCCTTATCTAAAACAATTAATCGAGTTAATCCAGAAAGTATCGGTTGAGTTGGGTTCTGCTTGTGTTTTAGAGTGGACACTTGGCAAAGCAAAAGACGGTTCCCAACCGCAACTTTATCTCACCCAAGCTTATCCCGATGGAAGAGATGAAGACACACAGAAGACAAGTCGGCTAGAAGGCGATAATTTACCTGTTAACTTGCCACCAACTAATTTTTCTAATACTAAGATTAAAGGCGTGCCGGCATCCGCAGGACAAGCAACCGCGCCGGCTCAAGTTATTGCTAGCCTCAATGAAAACACCGAGGCAATGCCCCCCGGACGAATTTTAATTGCCTCCGTCATCTTGCCAGACTGGCTTCCTTTGCTCAAGCAAGCTGCCGGTGTAGTTGCAGAACAAGGGGGAATGACCAGCCACGGGGCAATTCTGGCGCGAG of the Microcoleus sp. FACHB-68 genome contains:
- a CDS encoding putative PEP-binding protein — protein: MENLYWLGQIQPPERKLVGEKAFYLNQLVLLGYPIVPGFVVSATALQEFWHTYDWLEPLFAELPHSSLHLNVDESHQLSALAQRIRHEIITAQLPPALFEALEPAGKLLQAPVLIFRPSVTLPSSPADASSLKISGLLESHVCRCEPEQMAIALKRTWAELFRARSLFYWHRLGIELQHISLGVLVQPLWPAIVSGEVQANSGAIEIQATWGLGKSIKLGEVVPDSYQLNPHTGALQIQRLGSKTIAYDLIDPSDPTEDVLSSHASDCLKLYMLSTEQQNQYALQPPYLKQLIELIQKVSVELGSACVLEWTLGKAKDGSQPQLYLTQAYPDGRDEDTQKTSRLEGDNLPVNLPPTNFSNTKIKGVPASAGQATAPAQVIASLNENTEAMPPGRILIASVILPDWLPLLKQAAGVVAEQGGMTSHGAILARELGIPAVVGAAGVTQLIQTGELVFIDGDKGEIYRLSEQHNQEFGLNNQELRMNSQPSHSLCSSLHSSFSTPLATQLFVNLSQPSSIEQLAGLPIDGVGLVRSELMLIEVLENQHPRQWLQKGATEEFVEKITAQLSQFARAFSPRPVFYRSLDLRSDELQSLVGADAGEEVNPTLGVHGTFSYVLDPSLFDLELQALAKLHRAGHTNINLILPFVRSVEEFTFCRQRVDGAGLTQQKSFQLWLMAEVPSVLFLLPDYVKAGLQGISIGTNDLTQLLLAADRQNPQMAAAFDEHHPAVMRAVQHLIGLAKQAGIPCSFCGGAPARYPDLIDQLVQWGIRSISVEPKAIESTYTALARAEHRLLLDAARHQLQ
- a CDS encoding ComF family protein codes for the protein MRKLTDGFKGFLDLFLKSSCPLCQRPAQDLLCQYCHRQLQRCQLTKVSQRSADEPVFVWGIYGGALKRAIAAMKYENHPQLAKPLGHWMGEAWLKSPLSTGSRLTVVPIPMYPQKLKERGFNQAELLAKSFCEVTNLPAQPQGLERVRQTEAQFGLSASEREQNVAGAFNLGKAFRHRHPQGSVLLLDDIYTTGSTVRAAAQTLRSAKIPVCGIVALAAPQQGDREI
- the rbsK gene encoding ribokinase, with protein sequence MSVIVFGSINLDLVAKTPRLPIAGETLAGHHFLTAGGGKGANQAVAAARLGVPAQMVGRVGGDSFGEELLASLQAAGVDTAGVLIDSDAHSGVAMIAVDDAGENSIIIVAGANGRVKTSDVGRLIKLLPAAKVLLLQLEIPLTTVLLAAAAGQNAGIPVILDPAPARPDIPAGLYPLVDIITPNEIEAAQLVGFPVNDPETAAKAAEQLRSRGAGTAIVKLGDQGVFCASAAESFFVPAFPVEAVDTVAAGDAFNGALAAALATGLSLHQAVIWGAAAGALCASKAGAQPSMPNRQTFDEFLKERTHFKI
- a CDS encoding exosortase-dependent surface protein XDP2; the protein is MNLRPTCIGFGLIVGGVLAFSTTPARAASLFSFGTDFSYPGTGTVNSCTSMTQCDIALEKITAGNESWQLDDLFRVTETALLSNTEGLIASDGTGSAGGISLDRGDFATGVTRESLPAESDVSRRGQFNTSRVERMIVETLGNHTQSVFNLNDIIDTEDDGVEGTSDEGSVFTMDLLFNQGTSFNSVFLWERGMNSDIEIQPIYEVVDNQTATVGDAVKISGNQWDDAGYSIDTTEINLAQNVGSKGIHFESTIKGVRVIGKKQFDGADFKIVAGTKTAIPEPRTLVGIATVTGLFAVSRRRRVSTNS